A genomic segment from Polyangium mundeleinium encodes:
- a CDS encoding helix-turn-helix transcriptional regulator, which translates to MGKPAETSHACEFQTPTTGASVQLFRSNARSFAAESTDNARILVGVLRRGMVRTEAAGGLLVSDAREAPCVWIMPAHTTYAVTAIPGHAPEGKGTLSEPRGVALAREYLHAHPGEQVPLDQLAAVAGLSKYHLVRAFRAAVGMPPHAYQLRLRLTRSLFLLRQGQPPSAIAYELGFADQSHYTRAFRAEFGTTPGAWLRDLAPPRARARLGDTPDPAPTGARAWRATAWPSTDPRPAPRTPHS; encoded by the coding sequence ATGGGAAAACCGGCGGAGACCTCTCACGCGTGCGAATTTCAGACGCCCACGACCGGCGCCTCCGTGCAGCTCTTTCGCTCGAACGCGCGATCGTTCGCGGCCGAGAGCACCGACAACGCGCGGATCCTGGTGGGGGTGCTGCGCCGTGGCATGGTCCGCACCGAGGCGGCCGGCGGGCTCCTGGTCAGCGACGCGCGTGAAGCGCCTTGCGTGTGGATCATGCCCGCGCATACCACGTATGCCGTCACCGCCATCCCCGGCCACGCGCCCGAGGGAAAGGGCACGCTCTCCGAGCCGCGCGGCGTCGCGCTCGCCCGCGAATACCTGCACGCCCATCCCGGCGAGCAGGTCCCCCTCGACCAGCTCGCGGCGGTCGCGGGCCTCAGCAAATACCACCTCGTCCGCGCGTTTCGCGCGGCGGTGGGAATGCCGCCGCACGCCTACCAGCTCCGGCTGCGCCTCACCCGGTCGCTTTTTTTGCTGCGGCAGGGGCAGCCGCCCTCCGCGATCGCCTACGAGCTCGGCTTCGCGGATCAGAGCCATTACACCCGCGCGTTCCGCGCCGAGTTCGGGACGACGCCGGGCGCGTGGCTCCGGGACCTCGCCCCGCCACGCGCCCGCGCGCGCCTCGGTGATACGCCCGATCCCGCGCCTACGGGAGCGCGAGCTTGGCGAGCGACGGCTTGGCCTTCGACGGATCCGAGGCCAGCGCCGCGAACGCCGCATTCGTGA
- a CDS encoding SMP-30/gluconolactonase/LRE family protein, producing the protein MHSRSLSIAIVSFLVSTSALVAGCSDDPAPASTQSSSSGSGGSGGAGGNGGTGGQGGDGGGGGSSSAPEVLAAFDPMKGEYVEGLDIKDGVAYVGAVLTGQILKVDLATGAISPFGAMPAFPQNGGALVGLTLGPDGAVYGALNITAAGGPQTGIYRVAPAGGDATLFASDPGMVFNNDLRFDAAGDLFVSDSMSGAIFKVSKDGGTVSKWVEGMLLTPDPTVCGVQTNFHLGINGFVRAGDAYYATNTDRASIVKIPVNADGSAGTPEVFLATDCATLSGADGIAVDPSTGDLIVAINYKETILRIGMDKSVKSIASGEPLQSPASLVVDDETLYITNAAFAALASDPSKAKPSLAKLALP; encoded by the coding sequence ATGCACAGCCGTTCCCTCTCGATTGCGATCGTCTCGTTTCTGGTCTCGACCTCGGCGCTCGTCGCCGGATGCAGCGATGATCCCGCGCCCGCCTCGACCCAAAGCTCTTCGTCGGGCTCCGGCGGGAGCGGCGGCGCCGGCGGCAATGGCGGCACGGGCGGCCAAGGAGGCGACGGCGGTGGCGGCGGGAGCAGCAGCGCCCCCGAGGTGCTCGCCGCGTTTGATCCCATGAAAGGCGAATACGTCGAGGGGCTCGACATCAAGGACGGCGTCGCGTACGTCGGCGCGGTGCTCACCGGGCAGATCCTGAAGGTCGACCTCGCGACGGGCGCGATTTCACCTTTCGGCGCCATGCCCGCCTTCCCGCAAAATGGCGGCGCGCTCGTCGGCCTGACCCTCGGTCCGGACGGCGCGGTCTACGGCGCCCTCAACATCACCGCGGCGGGCGGGCCGCAGACGGGCATTTACCGCGTCGCGCCCGCGGGCGGCGATGCGACGCTCTTCGCCTCGGATCCGGGCATGGTCTTCAACAACGACCTGCGCTTCGACGCGGCCGGCGACCTCTTCGTCAGCGACTCGATGTCCGGCGCCATCTTCAAGGTATCAAAGGACGGCGGCACGGTCTCGAAGTGGGTCGAGGGCATGCTACTCACGCCCGACCCGACGGTCTGCGGCGTGCAGACGAACTTCCACCTCGGCATCAATGGCTTCGTGCGCGCCGGGGACGCGTATTACGCGACGAATACCGATCGCGCCTCGATCGTGAAGATCCCCGTGAACGCGGATGGCAGCGCGGGCACCCCCGAGGTCTTCCTGGCCACGGATTGCGCCACGCTCTCGGGCGCGGACGGGATCGCGGTGGACCCGAGCACGGGCGACCTGATCGTGGCGATCAATTACAAGGAGACGATTCTCCGCATCGGCATGGACAAGTCGGTGAAGAGCATCGCGAGCGGCGAGCCGCTGCAATCGCCGGCCTCGCTCGTCGTCGACGACGAGACGCTCTACATCACGAATGCGGCGTTCGCGGCGCTGGCCTCGGATCCGTCGAAGGCCAAGCCGTCGCTCGCCAAGCTCGCGCTCCCGTAG
- a CDS encoding energy transducer TonB: protein MDEGSLRVGWLLVATAAHGALFGAGYLHDGSHARVRELREAIQAELDPFEVPVEPPPPPPEKPAPEPPEEPPPTPIAMQAPRPPQKDSADNPPKEAPEEPEPLPMAAPPVLVQQGLPDLSAVTFVTGIGEGTGLVSMLGAGLRPARRTQRGGGAPSLPRPLPPPSPDRSRPASLHGDRAWDCDFPSEAEAAGIRNVVVVLRILVRADGRAQNVEVVSDPGYGFGAQARFCAAQHHYRPALDRDGQPIQASLGPIRIRFVR from the coding sequence GTGGATGAGGGCTCCCTGCGCGTGGGCTGGCTGCTCGTGGCGACCGCCGCGCATGGGGCGTTGTTTGGCGCGGGATACCTGCACGACGGGAGCCACGCCAGGGTGCGCGAACTGCGCGAGGCGATCCAGGCAGAGCTCGATCCGTTCGAGGTCCCGGTCGAGCCGCCGCCACCGCCGCCCGAGAAACCCGCGCCCGAGCCGCCGGAGGAGCCGCCGCCCACGCCCATTGCAATGCAGGCGCCGCGGCCTCCGCAAAAGGATTCCGCCGATAACCCGCCGAAGGAGGCCCCCGAGGAACCGGAGCCCCTCCCGATGGCAGCGCCGCCGGTGCTGGTGCAGCAGGGACTGCCGGATCTTTCGGCCGTCACCTTCGTGACCGGCATTGGCGAAGGCACCGGCTTGGTGTCGATGCTTGGCGCGGGGCTTCGACCGGCGCGCCGGACGCAGCGGGGGGGCGGCGCGCCGTCGCTCCCGCGCCCGCTCCCGCCGCCGTCGCCCGATCGATCCCGGCCGGCGTCGCTCCACGGCGACCGCGCGTGGGACTGCGATTTCCCGTCGGAAGCCGAAGCAGCCGGCATCAGGAACGTGGTGGTGGTGCTACGGATCCTCGTGCGCGCGGACGGTCGCGCGCAGAATGTCGAGGTGGTGTCCGATCCGGGGTACGGCTTCGGCGCCCAGGCGAGGTTCTGCGCGGCGCAGCACCACTACAGGCCCGCGCTGGATCGGGATGGGCAACCGATCCAGGCGTCGCTGGGGCCGATCCGGATCCGCTTCGTTCGCTGA
- a CDS encoding amidohydrolase family protein, with protein MKNAGAIGALLAAMTFFSGCGGASGTAPLGPPRASTASGGGTPPIARACPAVESIPEPGGSTAASLPAALPAPTFTGTAGKGLYLLKPARVFDGDTARPHEGWVVVVRGNRIEAAGPEAQVQAPQDAVVVDLPNTTLLPGLIEGHSHFLLHPYDEASWDKQVAREPLTLRVARATNHARSTLLAGFTTVRDLGTEGAGYADVGLKQAIDQGIIPGPRMIVTTKAIVATGSYGPKGFDPGFHVPQGAEEADGKDQLMRVVRDQIGHGADWIKVYADYYWGPGGEARPTFSVEELQLIVETARSSGRSVAAHATSAEGMRRAALAGVDTIEHGDEGTPDVFKLMAKNHVAFCPTLAASEAFARYQGWKKGSTPEPASLTKKRKVFKAALDAGVSLVNGSDAGVFAHGDNARELELLVEYGATPVDALRAATARGAKLLHLDAAIGAVAAGKLADLIAVEGDPTREIGALRKVRFVMKGGAIYRAP; from the coding sequence ATGAAAAACGCTGGTGCCATCGGGGCCTTGCTGGCTGCAATGACGTTCTTTTCGGGCTGCGGCGGAGCGTCCGGGACAGCGCCCCTCGGGCCGCCGCGCGCCTCCACGGCGAGCGGCGGAGGCACGCCCCCGATCGCGCGTGCATGCCCCGCGGTGGAGTCGATTCCCGAGCCAGGTGGCTCGACGGCGGCCTCCCTCCCGGCGGCCCTCCCCGCGCCCACATTCACGGGGACGGCTGGAAAAGGCCTCTATCTGCTCAAGCCGGCGCGTGTCTTCGACGGCGACACCGCGCGCCCGCACGAGGGATGGGTGGTCGTGGTGCGCGGCAATCGCATCGAAGCGGCGGGGCCCGAGGCGCAGGTGCAGGCGCCCCAAGACGCGGTGGTCGTCGATTTGCCGAACACGACGCTGTTGCCCGGCCTCATCGAGGGGCATTCGCATTTCCTGTTGCATCCGTACGACGAAGCCTCCTGGGACAAACAGGTGGCCCGGGAGCCGCTCACGCTCCGCGTCGCCCGCGCGACGAACCACGCGCGCAGCACCCTCCTCGCCGGCTTTACCACGGTCCGTGATCTCGGGACGGAAGGGGCAGGGTACGCCGACGTCGGGCTCAAGCAGGCCATCGATCAGGGAATCATCCCCGGCCCGCGGATGATCGTCACGACGAAGGCCATCGTCGCCACGGGGAGTTATGGTCCGAAGGGGTTTGATCCCGGCTTTCACGTGCCGCAGGGCGCAGAGGAAGCCGATGGGAAGGATCAGCTCATGCGCGTCGTGCGCGACCAGATCGGGCACGGCGCCGATTGGATCAAGGTCTATGCGGACTACTACTGGGGGCCCGGCGGCGAGGCGCGGCCGACGTTCTCGGTCGAGGAGCTTCAGCTCATCGTCGAGACGGCGCGTTCGAGCGGCCGGAGCGTCGCGGCGCACGCGACCTCGGCCGAAGGAATGCGGCGCGCGGCCCTCGCCGGTGTCGATACGATCGAGCACGGCGACGAGGGGACGCCGGACGTCTTCAAGCTCATGGCAAAGAATCATGTCGCGTTTTGCCCGACGCTCGCGGCAAGCGAGGCGTTCGCGCGTTATCAGGGCTGGAAGAAGGGCAGCACGCCCGAACCCGCGAGCCTCACGAAGAAACGCAAGGTCTTCAAGGCAGCGCTCGACGCAGGGGTGAGCCTCGTGAACGGGAGCGACGCCGGCGTATTCGCGCACGGCGACAATGCCCGAGAGCTCGAGCTGCTCGTGGAGTACGGCGCGACGCCGGTCGATGCATTGCGCGCGGCGACCGCCCGCGGGGCGAAGCTTTTGCACCTCGACGCGGCGATCGGCGCGGTGGCGGCCGGCAAGCTGGCCGATCTGATCGCGGTCGAAGGGGATCCCACGCGGGAGATTGGGGCGCTTCGGAAGGTCCGGTTCGTGATGAAGGGAGGGGCCATCTACAGGGCCCCGTGA
- a CDS encoding cellulose binding domain-containing protein translates to MVVQYKVEISAAASAAIGSQFWIVNNGSEPVSLDDLTLRYYLTNEVAATLMKTVNWANVGVVGGPNTGFPTGNISVGVVPMAMPAASADTYLEFGFTGGNMLSPGYRLQFSWTVQNFMSQSFTQTGDHSFNAAASMQMDWANVVLMYQGQSVVWGIEP, encoded by the coding sequence ATGGTGGTTCAGTACAAGGTGGAGATCAGCGCCGCCGCGAGTGCGGCCATCGGTTCCCAGTTCTGGATCGTCAACAACGGCAGCGAGCCGGTGAGCCTCGATGATCTCACGCTTCGTTATTACTTGACGAACGAAGTCGCAGCCACGCTCATGAAGACCGTCAACTGGGCCAATGTCGGCGTCGTGGGCGGCCCCAACACGGGTTTCCCCACGGGCAACATCAGCGTCGGGGTCGTGCCGATGGCCATGCCCGCGGCGTCTGCCGACACGTACCTGGAGTTCGGCTTCACGGGCGGCAACATGCTCTCTCCCGGCTACCGCCTGCAGTTCTCGTGGACCGTTCAGAACTTCATGTCCCAGAGCTTCACGCAGACCGGGGACCATTCGTTCAACGCTGCGGCCTCGATGCAGATGGATTGGGCGAACGTGGTGCTGATGTACCAAGGCCAGTCGGTGGTGTGGGGCATCGAGCCCTGA
- a CDS encoding fibro-slime domain-containing protein — protein sequence MDRRKRMLPVLHRRRAARARALAYACLLSCAACSATSGSNTTGSGSGGSSAGGGGTGGSGGAGGDISVGVGGLAIPDGGTEEDGGIVETLPPAFLATEVGGYKLGGPTSEGSGNGGGGPSENEACGNVLVAVVRDFKGRSEAGGHLDFEGPLYGNDITKGLVEPVLGPDGKPVYASQCEEGHPAPPPTCPFGPETTTKANFEQWYRDTANVNKPYLLELWLAPQPGGLFTFQSLSFFPLDNAGWGNSGVDKEGVIHNFSFTTELHTRFQYNGGETFLFEGDDDVWVFINGQLAVDLGGLHPKGSTAVVLDVSAEQLGLVKGKVYSLDLFHAERHTPESTFRIDTNLSFVNCGPEVPK from the coding sequence ATGGATCGGAGGAAGCGTATGCTGCCCGTGCTGCATCGGCGCCGCGCCGCGAGGGCGCGCGCGCTCGCCTATGCGTGTCTCCTTTCGTGCGCCGCATGCAGCGCGACCTCCGGCAGCAACACGACCGGCAGCGGCAGCGGCGGCAGCAGCGCGGGCGGCGGTGGCACCGGCGGCAGCGGCGGCGCCGGGGGCGATATCTCCGTCGGCGTGGGAGGACTCGCCATCCCGGACGGCGGCACGGAAGAGGACGGCGGCATCGTCGAGACACTGCCTCCGGCCTTCCTCGCGACGGAGGTGGGGGGCTACAAGCTTGGAGGGCCGACGAGCGAGGGTTCGGGCAATGGTGGAGGAGGCCCGAGCGAGAACGAGGCGTGCGGCAATGTCCTGGTGGCCGTCGTTCGTGACTTCAAAGGCAGGAGCGAGGCGGGCGGGCACCTCGACTTCGAGGGCCCCTTGTACGGCAACGATATCACGAAGGGCCTGGTGGAGCCTGTCCTCGGCCCCGACGGGAAGCCCGTCTACGCGTCGCAGTGCGAAGAGGGTCATCCGGCTCCGCCGCCGACGTGTCCCTTCGGGCCAGAGACGACGACGAAGGCAAACTTCGAGCAATGGTATCGCGACACGGCGAACGTGAACAAGCCCTACCTGCTCGAGTTGTGGCTCGCTCCGCAGCCCGGCGGGCTCTTCACCTTCCAGAGCTTGTCCTTCTTTCCGCTCGACAACGCGGGCTGGGGCAACTCGGGCGTCGACAAGGAAGGCGTGATCCACAACTTCAGCTTCACCACGGAGCTGCACACGCGGTTTCAATACAATGGCGGCGAGACCTTCCTGTTCGAAGGAGACGACGATGTGTGGGTCTTCATCAACGGCCAGCTCGCCGTCGATCTGGGCGGGCTTCACCCGAAGGGATCGACCGCGGTCGTCCTCGACGTGTCCGCCGAGCAGCTCGGCCTCGTGAAAGGGAAGGTCTATTCGCTCGACCTTTTCCACGCAGAGCGACACACGCCCGAGTCGACGTTCCGTATCGACACGAACCTCTCGTTCGTGAATTGTGGACCGGAAGTCCCCAAGTAA
- a CDS encoding fibro-slime domain-containing protein has translation MLRRPLLFASLSVAILGLIACSATPAGQGGSGGSSSGSGGGSSGGSGGEGGLILAGSGGSGGGGGPDKPPPKIDETLPPGFTAETTYGGWKILGPLADFNEPSQNVCANVLRAIARDFTQAHIDFGQEKPASWIDPGLYTGQILPLLPTDRKPDINPARMPLDVIESFDDWYRNVGGVNVPYVMDLWLQPDPEKEGYFLFDSNSFFPLDKFNTSPGDVQIGGNDVGPHNFLFTIELHTAFEYKGGEVFNFRGDDDVFVFINDKLAVDIGGIHGPLTGNVNLDVRAAELGITVGNVYKLDLFQAERNPGGSNFRIETSLDFRECGILPDDVPK, from the coding sequence ATGCTTCGACGCCCGCTCCTCTTCGCTTCTCTGAGTGTTGCAATTCTCGGCTTGATCGCCTGCAGCGCCACACCTGCCGGGCAAGGAGGGAGTGGAGGCAGTAGCAGCGGCAGCGGGGGTGGCTCGAGTGGTGGCTCGGGTGGCGAAGGGGGGCTCATCCTCGCGGGCAGCGGCGGGAGCGGGGGAGGGGGCGGGCCGGACAAACCGCCTCCGAAGATTGACGAGACGTTGCCTCCGGGCTTTACCGCCGAGACGACCTACGGCGGCTGGAAGATCCTCGGGCCGCTCGCGGATTTCAACGAGCCGAGCCAGAACGTCTGCGCCAACGTGCTGCGCGCCATCGCGCGCGACTTCACGCAAGCGCACATCGACTTCGGCCAAGAGAAGCCGGCGTCGTGGATCGATCCCGGCCTCTACACAGGGCAGATCCTCCCGCTCCTCCCCACCGACCGCAAGCCCGACATCAACCCCGCGCGTATGCCGCTCGACGTGATCGAGTCCTTCGACGATTGGTACAGGAACGTTGGCGGCGTGAACGTGCCTTACGTGATGGATCTGTGGCTACAGCCGGACCCGGAAAAGGAGGGGTACTTCCTCTTCGACTCGAACAGCTTCTTCCCGCTCGACAAGTTCAACACGTCGCCGGGGGACGTGCAGATCGGCGGCAACGACGTCGGCCCGCACAACTTCCTGTTCACGATCGAGCTGCACACCGCGTTCGAGTACAAGGGCGGCGAGGTCTTCAACTTCCGCGGCGACGACGACGTGTTCGTGTTCATCAACGACAAGCTCGCGGTGGACATCGGAGGCATCCACGGTCCGCTCACGGGCAACGTGAACCTCGACGTGCGCGCGGCGGAGCTCGGGATCACGGTGGGCAACGTCTACAAGCTCGACCTCTTCCAGGCCGAGAGAAACCCCGGCGGCTCGAACTTCCGCATCGAGACGAGCCTCGATTTCCGGGAGTGTGGGATCCTGCCGGATGACGTCCC